The genomic region AGACGATGGTCGAGGCCGGAGTGAAGCGGTTGGTGTTCAGTTCGTCGGCAACCGTCTATGGTCTGCCCGACTCGGTGCCGGTGCGCGAGGACGCGGCGCTGCGGGTGACCAATCCCTATGGCCGCACCAAGCTCGTGGTCGAGCAGCTGCTGGAAGACGTCGTCGCCTGCGATCCGGCATTCAAGGTCGCAAACCTGCGCTACTTCAATCCCGTCGGCGCCCACGTCTCCGGCCTGATTGGGGAGGACCCCTGCGACACCCCCAACAATCTGATGCCCTACGTCTGCCAGGTCGCGATCGGCCGCCGTGAGCGGCTGCAGGTGTTCGGCGACGACTACCCGACCCGCGACGGCACCGGTGTGCGCGACTACATCCACGTCGTGGACCTGGCGCGCGCGCATGCCGATGCGCTCGACTACCTGCAACGCGAGAAGCAAGGGCTGACCGTGAACCTGGGCACCGGCCGCGGCATCAGCGTGCTGGAGCTGGTGCGCGCGTTCGAAGCCGCCAGCGGTCGTGCAGTTCCCTGTGAAATCGTCGCCCGCCGCCCCGGCGATGTCGCCGAGGTCTATGCCGACCCCTCGCTCGCGCACGAGCGGCTCGGCTGGCGTGCGCAACTGGGTATGGAGGCGATGTGTCGCGACGCCTGGCGCTGGCAGTCGATGAATCCGGCCGGATACCAGACCCCGGATGCCACTCCGCGCGCCGCCGTCGCCTGACCCTCATTCCCCCGGGAAGCGGCACAAGCCGCGGTCAATCTCTACCGACCGGACCATCCAGCCCGGACAGAGTCCTGGCGACCGTTTCCGGCTGCTTCATCCATGCGAAGTGATCGGCCTGCGTGCCAAGTGTCGAGTTGTCAAGCAACGCGTGATGCACCCGCGGCCGATCGAACTTCGACAACAGGAAGTCCAGTGAAGAACGCGGCGCCAGCCAGTCGTGGGCAAGGGTGACGGCACGCACCGTCGGCGACAGGCTCGCCATGCCCGTTTCGAGATCGGTGTCGAGGTGGCGGGCGCGATATTGCCCGCTCAGCGCACTGCGCGACCAGTCGTCGATCAGGCCGCGTGCTTCCTCGCCGCCAAAACCGATCCGGCGGCCGGGCAGGGCACCGCGCAAGTTTGCCAGCCATGGCAGGAAGCGGTAGACCATCGGCAACCACCAGCGCGTTGGCGACGGGAATGCGCGCCAGTACGGCGCACCGCTGGCGACCAGCCACAGTTGGCCGGCTGCGTCGGGCGCCATGCCCAGCCGGCAGCAGGCCAGCTGCCCGCCCAGGCTGTGTCCGCCGAGGATGCGCCCGGTATCCGGGAACGCTTGGGCCACCGCGGCTTCCGTCACCGGCAGGTCGGCAGCGAGCAGCTGCGCATAACTCCAGTCCGTGCTCCGGTCGGGGCGCAACGAACTGCTGCCGCTGCCACGCCATTCGTGGATCACCGTCGCGATACCGTGCGCCGTCAGCGCCTCCGCGAATGGCAGGTAGTGGCGCGCGGCCACACCGAGTGCCGGCAGCCAGGTCAGCACGGCGCGCGGCATGTCTGCGGGGCGACGCACCAGCAGCGACCAGCGGTGTCCATCGGCGGCATCGCAGGACAGCTCAGCCTCGGTCGTCGTCAAACCGTTGGGGATCGCACTCATTCCGCCTCCGCCGCACCGAAGTGGTCCAGCACCAGGACATCTCCACGTCCCGGTCGGTAGCCACCGCGCAGGGCCCTGTGCACGTATCCGGTGGCGAGTTCGCAGGCCTCCGGCAGCGCATGCCCGCGGCACAAACGTGCCGTGATCGCCGAGGCCAGCGTGCAGCCGGTGCCATGGGCATCGACGTCGAGGCGGTCATGGCCGTACTGGGCGACGCATTCGCCATCCCAGTAGCGGTCGATGACAAGCGTGTCTCCCGGTCCGTCGCCGGGCAGATGACCGCCCTTGAGCAGCACCGCGCGTGCGCCGAGATCGTCGACGAACTCGGCCAATGCCGACTCGGCGGCCGCTGCCCCGGCGATCGGGTGGCCGAGCAACAGTTCGGCTTCGGGGATGTTCGGGGTGACGATGCTGGCCAGCGGCAGCAACCGCGTGCGCAACGCATCGAGGGCGTCATCCTCCAGCAGTTTGGCGCCGGAGGTGGCGACCATCACCGGGTCGAGCACGATATGCGCGGGCCGGCTGGTTTCCAGTGCATCGGCGACGGCGTGGATCACCTGCGCGTTCGCCAGCATCCCGAGCTTGACCGCGGCGATATCGAAATCGTCGAAACAGGCGTGGATCTGGGCGCGCAGGAACGCCAGCGGCGGCACGTGCACGGCGGTCACGCCGCGGGTGTGCTGGGCGGTCAGCGCGGCGATCGCACTCAACCCGTGCACGCGGTGTGCGGCGAAGGTCTTCAGGTCGGCCTGGATGCCCGCGCCGCCGCCGGAGTCGGAGCCGGCGATGGTCAGGGCGGAAACGGTGGAGGGA from Lysobacter alkalisoli harbors:
- the thiD gene encoding bifunctional hydroxymethylpyrimidine kinase/phosphomethylpyrimidine kinase, whose protein sequence is MPTPSTVSALTIAGSDSGGGAGIQADLKTFAAHRVHGLSAIAALTAQHTRGVTAVHVPPLAFLRAQIHACFDDFDIAAVKLGMLANAQVIHAVADALETSRPAHIVLDPVMVATSGAKLLEDDALDALRTRLLPLASIVTPNIPEAELLLGHPIAGAAAAESALAEFVDDLGARAVLLKGGHLPGDGPGDTLVIDRYWDGECVAQYGHDRLDVDAHGTGCTLASAITARLCRGHALPEACELATGYVHRALRGGYRPGRGDVLVLDHFGAAEAE
- the galE gene encoding UDP-glucose 4-epimerase GalE, with product MRILVSGGAGYIGAHACVVLAERGHEVVIADNFCNSSPAVLARLQMLLPRPPLLERVDIRDRVRLARVFERHRFDAVIHFAALKAVGESCQRPLDYFDNNIGGTIALLQTMVEAGVKRLVFSSSATVYGLPDSVPVREDAALRVTNPYGRTKLVVEQLLEDVVACDPAFKVANLRYFNPVGAHVSGLIGEDPCDTPNNLMPYVCQVAIGRRERLQVFGDDYPTRDGTGVRDYIHVVDLARAHADALDYLQREKQGLTVNLGTGRGISVLELVRAFEAASGRAVPCEIVARRPGDVAEVYADPSLAHERLGWRAQLGMEAMCRDAWRWQSMNPAGYQTPDATPRAAVA
- a CDS encoding alpha/beta hydrolase family protein; amino-acid sequence: MSAIPNGLTTTEAELSCDAADGHRWSLLVRRPADMPRAVLTWLPALGVAARHYLPFAEALTAHGIATVIHEWRGSGSSSLRPDRSTDWSYAQLLAADLPVTEAAVAQAFPDTGRILGGHSLGGQLACCRLGMAPDAAGQLWLVASGAPYWRAFPSPTRWWLPMVYRFLPWLANLRGALPGRRIGFGGEEARGLIDDWSRSALSGQYRARHLDTDLETGMASLSPTVRAVTLAHDWLAPRSSLDFLLSKFDRPRVHHALLDNSTLGTQADHFAWMKQPETVARTLSGLDGPVGRD